Sequence from the Streptomyces peucetius genome:
TCCTTGAGACCGGCCCGGTCGTCCAGATGGCGGCCGGTGACGGTGCCGCCGGCCCGCAGCCCGTCGACGGTGCCCTCGAAGACGACGGTGCCGCCCGCCGTACCGGCGCCGGGACCGAGGTCGACGACGTGGTCGGCGATGGCGATCACCTCGGGCTTGTGCTCCACGACGAGCACCGTGTTGCCCTTGTCCCGCAGCCGCAGCAGCAGGTTGTTCATCCGCTGGATGTCATGCGGGTGCAGGCCGATGCTGGGTTCGTCGAAGACATAGGTGACGTCGGTGAGGGACGAGCCGAGGTGGCGGATCATCTTGACGCGCTGCGCCTCACCGCCGGAGAGCGTGCCGGCCGGCCGGTCGAGCGCGAGGTAGCCGAGGCCGATCTCCACGAACGAGTCGAGGGTCTGCTGCAGGGCGGTGAGCAGGGGTGCCACCGACGGCTCCTTGAGGCCGCGGACCCATTCGGCCAGGTCGCGGATCTCCATCGCACAGGCGTCGGCGATGCTGATCCGCTTGATCTTCGACGACCGGGCCCCCTCGCTGAGCCGGGTGCCGTCGCACTCGGGGCAGGTGGTGAAGGTGACGGCCCGCTCCACGAACGCCCGGATGTGCGGCTGCATCGCTTCCTTGTCCTTGGACAGGAACGACTTCTGGATCTTGGGGATCAGCCCCTCGTAGGTGAGGTTGACACCGTTGACCTTTACCTTGGTCGGCTCGCCGTAGAGGAAGTCCCGCATCTCCTTCTTGGTGAAGTCGCGGATCGGCTTGTCCGGGTCGAGGAAACCCGACTGGGCGTAGAGCCCCACGGTCCACACGTTGTCCGACTTCCAGCCGGGAATGGTGAACGCCCCCTCCGTGATCGACTTGGAGTCGTCGTAGAGCTGGGTGAGGTCGATGTCCGAGACCGAGCCCCGGCCCTCGCAGCGGTTGCACATGCCGCCGGTGCGCTCGAAGGTCGCCTTCTGGGCCTTCGTCCTGGCGCCGCGCTCGACGGTGATCGCACCGGTCGCCCGGACCGAGGCGGTGTTGAAGGAGTACGCGCTGGGCGGGCCGATGTGCGGCTTCCCGAGCCGGCTGAAGAGGATGCGCAGCATCGCGTTGGCATCGGTGGCGGTGCCGACCGTGGAACGGGGGTCGGAGCCCATCCGCTGCTGGTCGACGCTGATCGCGGTCGTCAGCCCGTCGAGGACGTCGACCTCGGGCCGCGCCGGCGTCGGCATGAAGCCCTGCAGGAAGGCGCTGTAGGTCTCGTTGATCAACCGCTGCGACTCCGCGGCGATCGTGTCGAAGACCAGTGAGCTCTTGCCCGAGCCGGAGACGCCGGTGAACACCGTCAGCCTGCGCTTCGGGATCTCGATGCTGATGTCCTTGAGGTTGTTCTCGCGCGCGCCGTGCACACGGATGAGACCGTGGCTGTCGGCAACGTGCGGCTCGAGCGACTGCGCATCAGTCCTCTGGGCCTTGCTCATCGTGTCTCCATCTGTCGGGCGGGGGCCGCCTGCGCGGTCTCCGGCGGCGTCGCCTGGCCCGATCTAACCAAGCTTTGCGCGGTACGTGCAGTTCCGGTTCTCGTTCGTCGGCGGGGCCGCGGTCGCGGCCCCGGTGCGCTGTCCATGTGCCCGGCGCACGCGGGTCGACGCGGTGTCGTCTGCACACGTCACGGCTGTGATCGCGGTACGGCTCAGCGGAGTTCGCCGACGCGGATCAGGTCGCCCGTTGGATGGCGGACGGCGGCGGGATCGCGGACGGCCGCGGTGGGGAATGCGGCGAAGGAGAGGGCGACGTCCGGGGCGTCGTGCGGGAGAAGGGTCGCGTGGCGGCTGATGTCCATGGCGGCCACGCTAGTTCCGGCTCGGTGACCGGCGCTTCTTCATTCCTGATCGGTCCGCTCCGGTGTTTCGCGACAGGGGAGAGGCAGCCCGGGCCGGTGATCCTCGCGCGGCTGTCCCGGCACGCAGCTGTCCCGACACGCGGTCGCCCCGCGTGAGCTGCACGCGGGGCGCCGGGGGAGAGGGGGAGGGGTTCGGGGGTCAGACGGGGGTGACGTTCTCGGCCTGCGGCCCCTTCGGTCCTTGGGTGACGTCGAACTCCACCTTCTGTCCCTCGGCGAGCTCGCGGTATCCGGTTGTGGCGATGGCCGAGTAGTGGACGAACACGTCCGGACCGCCGCTGTCCTGGGCGATGAACCCGAAGCCCTTCTCGGGGTTGAACCATTTCACTGTGCCGGTAGCCATCGTGCTTGTTTCTCCTTCGTGCGGACGCGGGGGCGAGCCCGTGTCGGGGTTGCGAGGCGATCGTCACGGCTGTGCCGCTCACCGTGTCGCCGACACGCCCACACGCAGGGGTGATCGTTCGCCGTCGGGCGGCGAAGCGGAGGCCCGACGGGGCCGGCAGACCGTGTCCCCTGTCGGGTTGAGCCGGCTCTTGTCAGGACAGAGGCTGCCGGTTATATAAGTGATATCGGATATGCCCGATCGTGACAGCACGTCGAGGAGAGGAGGAGATGGCCGTGCTGCTGCGTAACGTGCTGCCGCGCACGACTCGTCGCAGGCGCCTTCGGGTGAGGCTCGACCGCGTAGCCCGTTTCATGAAGCGCTCGACACGCATCGCTTCACGCCCGTACAGCACGGGCGTGTGGATCGACGTGGAGCATGACCACCGGGTCCCCGCCGGTTTCGGCCGGCCGGCGCACGGCATCGGGTGAGGAACCCGGCACCGTCGTCCCGGAAACCCGGGGCTGTCGTCCTGGCCCGGGTGCCGAGCGCCCCGCGCAGGGGCGGCCGGGCATCCGGATCGGCCGGGTCGTCGGGCCCTGCGGTCGTCGTCAGCCGCAGGGCCCCGTAGGCGGTATCGCCTCTGCTTGCTGGGAGGTGAAGGCAGTGGCGCAGCGAGGGCGTGAGAGCCACTACACGGTCCTGGGGGTGCCGCCGACGGCATCGGCGGCAGAGATCACCACCGCTTTCCGCAAGCTGGTGCGGAAGCTGCATCCGGATGCGCAGCTGGATCAGCCCGGCCGGCGGGAACAGTTCGACCTTGTCATGGCCGCTTACGCAGTCCTGCACGACCCGCGGCGACGCGCGGCCTACGACGCGGAACGCACAGCCACGGCACCCGGTCCGCCCCGGGCCCGGCCGCAGAGCGTCGCGCGTGCGCCATCCCCTGCGGAGTTCCACGGCGGGGACGTGGTGGTACTGGGGCCGAGGCCCTTCCCCACGGTGAGGGGCGCAATGGTGCGAGCGGGTCCCGTCCGGGTGCGGCCGCCGGCCGAGTAGGCGTCGCCCGCGCGGCCAGGGCGGTCGGAGCGAAGCCCAGGCCGGTGATCCCGTCAGGTATGCGGCAGCCGAGCGGAGTTCCGGCAGTCGCACCTCCGGCCAGTACCGCATCGCTCCAGGCCGGGGTGGGGGACGCCGGTATCGGGCCGTCGGCTGAACGACGTTCTCCTGATGCTCATCTCGGGTTGGGAAACGGCCCCGCGTCCGCTCCTAGTGTGATGGGCGCCGCTCCCCAGTCCGCAGCATCGAGAGGACTCCCATGACAGGCTCGTCCGCCGGAAGCGCGACCGGTCCCGGTTTCGAACGACGCACCCTCCTGCGCGGGGCCGCCGTGGCCGCGGCCGCGTCCGTCCCCTTCCAGGCGCTCGCCGCGCGGACGGCGGAAGCCGCGCCGTTGAAGTTCGCGTTCGATGCCGGGTACGGCCCGCTGAGCCCGGTCAAGGACCAGGCCACCGGGCTGGAACTGCTGCAGTTGCCGCGTGGGTTCGAGTACATCTCCTACGGCTGGACGAACGACCTGATGGACGACGGGGTACGGACCCCGGGCTCGCACGACGGCATGGCGGCCTTCCGGTACGGGGACCGGGTCCATCTCGTGCGCAACCACGAGCGCGGCGCCGGACCCGCCTTCACCGCCCCGGCGTACAACGCCGAGGCCGGCGGCGGGACCACCACCATGGTCTTCGACCCGGATGCCGGGCAGTGGCTGGAGTCCTACGGCAGTCTCGGCGGCACACTCCGCAACTGCGCCGGTGGGCCCACCCCGTGGAACACCTGGCTCACCTGCGAGGAGACCTTCTCGACGACCGCCGGGAAGCGCCACGGCTACATCTTCGAGGTGGCCTCCCAGGGCAAGGGCAACCCCGAGCCCTACAAGGCCATGGGCCGGTTCAACCACGAGGCCGTCGCCATCGACCCGGCGACCGGCTACGTCTACGAGACGGAGGACCGGGGCGATGCGTCGCTGTACCGGTTCGTTCCGGCGGTGGCGGGCGACCTGTCCAAGGGCGGCCGGCTGGAGGCCGTGCGCATCGGCCCCACCTCGTACGACACCCGCCGTGACGGGGAGAAGGCGTACGGCACCGTTTCCTGGGTGCCCGTGGACGACGTCGACCCGGCGGCGGACACCGTGCGACACCAGGCGCAGGCGAACGGCGCCGCGGTGTTCAGCCGCCTCGAGGGCGCCTGGTACGGCAACGACCGCATCTACGTCATCACGACCGACGGCGGCCCCGCCCGCCAGGGACAGGTCTTCGAACTGGACCCGGCCACCGACGAGTTCCGGGTGCTCTTCGCCTCCCCGGGCGCCGAGGTGCTCAACGCGCCGGACAACATGTGCGTCAGCCCCCGTGGGGGCCTGGTGCTCTGCGAGGACGGCAGCGGGACCGAGTACGTCCACGGGCTGACCGCGGACGGTGAGATCTTCCGTTTCGCCGCCAACAACGTCGACCTGCGCGGCGGCACGGCGGGCAAGGCCGTCGCGGCGGCCGACCACCGGGGGTCGGAGTGGGCCGGCTCCGTCTTCGAACCGAAGAACGGCAACTGGCTGTTCGTGAACATCCAGACTCCGGGCATCACGTTCGCGATCACCGGCCCCTGGCACCAGGGCGGCCTCTGATCCGCACGCTGAAGCGGCCGCTGTCCGCCTCCGGCAGGGAGGGGGACAGCGGCCGCGACCCGCAGCACTGCACGATCACGCACATCGAACCGAGCCATGACCGGCCAAGGCGGTCAGGGTGTGCGCGGTGAGCCGCGACGACGTGTGCCGGAACGGCTCCTTCACGGCCAGGCCCGCTCCCACGCGTGCACGCGCCACGCTGCGGGCCGTGGCCGTTTCCGCTGCGGCTTCCACTGAGCCCCCCGTCTCTCCCGGCAGGCACCATCATGCACGGTGTGCGGTCGCCGGGGGCCGCGACGTCAGGGCGGCCAGGTAGTCGTCGACCAGTTGCGTCTGGCGTTCGGGCGGGAACGCCGCGGGGTCGAACAGCGCCTGGACGACCAGGCCGAGTACGAAGGCCTGCGCGGCGGCCGCGACGCGTGCGGGGTCCTGGGCGGGGAGTTCGCCCGACCGCTGCGCCGTGGCGATCAGGTCGCGCAGCTTGTCGCGGCTCTGCGCGTACTTGCGGCCGTAGTCGTCGCTCAACGCGGGATCCGCCAGGGCGGTGTCCCACGAGGAGACCCAGATCCGGTTGCCGGCAGTGGTCTCGGCGGTCAGCGGCAGGATGTCGAGCAGAGCAGCCCTCACCGCGGCCAGTCCCTGGTCGGCGGCGCGCCGCGGGCGAGCGGCGCTGCGACGTTCGAGCAGGTCGAGGGCGTGTGCGACGAGGTCGTTCTTGGTGGGGAAGTAGTGGGTGAGCAGGCCGGTGGTCGCGCCGAGCTCACGGGCGACGGCGCGCAGGGTCAGCCCGCTGAAGCCGTGCGCGGCCAGCACGCGCCAGACCGCCTCCGAAACGTCGCGGCGGCGGGCTTCGTGATCCCCCTTGGTACGTGGCATGCTGCAACAGTACATACCCGTAACGCTTGTTGTGTGAATGCGAGGTTCCCATGTTCTCCCTCCCGTTGCGGGACAACGCGCGTCTCTGCCCGCTGGAGCCCTGGCATGCCGAGGAGTTCGCCGCCCACATGGACCGGACCGGCGACCACATCCGCCCGTGGGTCGGGCCGGGTTTCGTCACCGACGACCTCGACGGGGCTCGGGCCACCCTGCGCCGGTACGCCGAGCGCCAGGCCGCGGACGGGGCCCGCCTGTACGGCATCCGGCTCGACGGCACGCTGGTCGGCGGCGTGATGTTCACGGACTTCAGCGCCGCCTCGGGCTCGTGCGAGGTCGGCTGCTGGCTGGAACCATCCGCCGAGGGCCACGGTCTGGTCACCGAAGCGTGTCGCACCCTGCTGGACTGGGCGTTCGTCACCCGCGGGCTGCACCGCGCCGAATGGCACTGCCGCGCCGACAACGAGCGGAGCTCCGCGGTGGCCAAGAGGCTCGGCATGACCCTCGAGGGTGTGCGACGCGAATCCTGGCCCGTCGGCGGTACTCGCCACGACAAGCAGATCTGGGCGGTTCTCGCCTCTGAATGGCGAGCGGTTGAAGGCAGCCTCGGGTCCGGTGATTCACTTCGAGAGGGACGGATCCACGAGGGCGGCGGAACCACTGCACCCGTCTCCACGGTGGCCTGAGCACGACGCACCTGCTCCTGCCGCCGTTTCGGAGGCGTCACCGACCGCCGCCGCGGCTCCGGCCACGCTGCCTCCGCGGGCGTCAGGTTGGGGTCGGCAGGGCGTGCAACCGGTCGTGGAGTCCTCCCAGGCCCCTGCCGAGAGAGCTCACCTACAGGGGTGCCGGGCCAGCACATCCAGCATCGTCGGCCCGGTCCGCCGCTCAAGGACCGTGTCGGTGTCGGTGACGTCGTACAGTGCCTACGTCGTCGGAGAGGTTGCGCCGGTCGACCTCATCGGCGGACGACGCCTACGGCGTACCCCCGTGGGCAACAATGCGTTCAGCCACCAGGTCACCCCTCTCGCGGATACCGGGCTGCGGCAGGCCGGCGCACTCACGCATCACCACCATGGCCTGGACGCTGCGCCCGATGCCAACGAGGCGGTCCACCTCTGCTTGCTGCTCGGCCGACAGCCTGTTCCACAAAGAACCGTCCATACGCACATTCAACCTTCCCCCGGACCGCGTGGTGGGCCACGTGACGCGGAAGCACGGGGAGGCCGAACGAACCGGGCAGTGCCGGGCAAGCGGCGAGCCTGTCGGCGCTTTCTCAACCGCAGCGTCCGAGCGTTGGTTCAAAGGCCGCACGCAAAGAGCTTCTTGTGTCCGGAGGCCGTATACACCAATCTCGACCGGGCGGCGGAATCCAGGGACCGAGGGGCGCCGGACGCGAGGAGCAGCCGACGGTCGGCCGCTCCGACACGGAGGGGACGACATGCGAAGTGCCGATGGCCCGCAGGTGCACTGTGATGTTCATGTCCGGGCAGCCTTGCCGCAGGTGTGGCGGCTGGTGACCGATATCGGTCTGCCTGCCCGGCTCAGCCCGGAGTTGCGGCGTGCCGCATGGCTCGACGGCGTGGACCGGCCCGCGTCGGGGGCGCGCTTCGAGGGGCACAACAGTCACCCCGTGCTCGGCGAGTGGCGGACCGTCTCGCATGTGGTCGAGATGGAGGAGCAACGGGTGTTCGCCTGGGCCGTCACGGACGCGGACGGCCGGTTCGGAGAGGCGACGGTGGATCCGGCGAGGGCTCTGGCCTCCTGGCGCTACGAACTCGCGGGCGAGGACGGCGGCGTACGGCTGCGGCAGACGGTGCGCATCGGGCCGGGCCGCAGCGGGATCACTCTGGCCGTCGAACGCCTGCCGGACCGGAGGGAAGAGATCGTCGCCGCCCGGCTGGAGGAGCTGCGCGCGGGGATGGAGGCCACCCTGAGCGGCATCAGGAAGCTGGCCGAGGAAGCCGCCTGAGATCAGCCGGGACCAAAGCCGGGACCAAAGCCGGGACCAAGACCGAGATCAAAGCCGGCACCAAAGCCGGGACCAAGGATGCCACCGCCGTTCGCCTGCGACAGGCGCACCGTCACGGTGTTGGGGTGGCGGGGAAGGCCATGCGCGCGGCGACATGGCCGAGGACGGTGGCGGTGACGATCGCGCCGAGGGCGATGCCCCAGGCGACGGGGCCGAGCGGCGTGCAGCCGAAGAACTGGCTGACGCCGGGGATCTGGATGATCGCGACGAGGACGGCCGCGGAGCCGAGTCCGGCCACGAGGACGTTGCGGTCCGTGCCGCCTGCGGTGAGCGTCTGGGCCAGTTGGGTACCGACCACCGCCGCCAGGGCGACGGTGGAGGCACGCCGGCCCCGGCCCGTGATGCGGGCCGCGGCCCAGGCCAGGCCGGCGCCGGTGGCGGTGGTGATGCCGCGCAGCAGCATCTCCCGGGTGAGGGCGGCGCCCAGCGAGCGGTGCGGCCCCTCGGCGAGAAGGCGCTCGCCGCTCTGGCCGGACGGTTCGCGTACGGCGATGGCCAGGGAGGGCGCGAGGTCGGTGAGGAGGTTCACGAGCATGATCTGGCGGGCGTTCAGCGGCGTGGCACCGGTGAGCGTCGAGGTGAGGACGCTGAAGGTGACTTCGCCGAGGTTTCCCCCGATGAGGATGGCGAGCGCCGCGCGGACCGAGGTCCACATGGCCCGGCCCTCCATGAGGGCGGAGACGATGGTCTCCAGCCGGTCGTCGGTGACGACGAGGTCCGCGGCCGCCGTCGCGGCCGGCGTGCCACGGCGTCCGAGAGCGATGCCGACGTCGGCGAGCCGGATGGCGGCAGCGTCGTTGGCCCCGTCGCCGGTCATGGCGACGACCCGGCCGATGCGCTGGTAGGCCTGGACGATCCTGACCTTGTGGGTGGGGCTGCAGCGGGCGATGACGTCGACACCGGGCAGCAGCGCGTCCAGGGCGTCGTCGTCCAGTTCGTCGATCTCCGGCCCGGTGGACACGCGGGGTTCCGTGATGTCGCTGATCGTGGAGGCGATGGCGTCGGCGGTGGCCGGGTGGTCGCCGGTGAGCATGACGGTGTGCACGCCGGCCTCGCGCAGTCGTGCCGTCGCGGGCGCGGCGCTCTCGCGCACCGGGTCGGCGAGCGTGAGGAAGCCCAGGAACACCAGCTCCCGCACGGCCTCGTCGGTGAGATCCTCGCCCTTGTCCATGCGGCGTTCGGCCACGGCCAGGACTCGGCGCCCCGCCGCCGCGAGTTCCTCGGCCGCTTCGGCGAGGTCTCTCCTGGACGCGTCGTCGAGAGCCACGGTGCCGTGCTGCCGGCGGCGCCTGGCGCACCGGCCGACGACGTTCTCCGGCGCGCCCTTCACGCTGAGCAGGACATGGCCGCCGCTGCGGCCGACCGTCGCGTGGTACGCCCGGGCCGGTTCGAAGGGGAGGGCGTCCGTGCGGCGCCAGTGCGGGGCTCCCGCACGCGTGGTGACGCCTCCGCGGCGAGCGCCGGCGACGATCGCCCGGTCGGTCTGGTGGGCCATCGGTTCGGCCTCGCGGGCGGGCGGGGTGGCGCGCAGCGCGGCGGCCAGAATCTCCTTGCCGCGGCTGTCGAGCCGGTCGACGGCAGCGATGCCGTCGCCGTCACCGACCCCGGTGAGTTCCAGCGTGCCTTCGGTGAGGGTGCCGGTCTTGTCGAAGCAGAGGACGTCGGCGCGGCCGAGCGCTTCGATGGTGCGGGGGTTGCGTACGAGGGCGCCGATGTCGGCCAGGCGCCTGGCGGCGGCCAGTTGGGCGGCGTTGACGAGGAAGGGCAGGCCTTCGGGGACGGAGGCGACGGCCAGATTGACGGCGGAGGCGAGATTGTCGGTCAGGGGACGGCCGTGGAGCAGCCCGGAGAGGGCGACCGCGACGGCGGACCCGAGGGCGATGGGCATGCTGGCGCGGGTCAGGGACGACAGCCGGGCCTCCACACCTGTTTCCGGTGCGGCCTGCCGCGCGGTGGCGAGACTGCGACCGGCTTCCGTGGCGGAGCCGGTCGCCACGACGACGGCGGTGGCCCGTCCGGAGGAGACGGTGGTGCCCTCGTAGAGCATCGAGTGACGCCCGGTGATGTGGGCGGCGACGACCGGCGCCGGATCCTTGCCCACGGAGAGGGACTCTCCCGTGAGGGAGGACTCGTCGACCTCGAGGCCGTCCGCCTCCAGCAGTCGGCAGTCCGCGGGCACGACGTCCTCGGGCCGCAGGGAGACGACATCGCCGGGAACGAGATCGTTCGAGGTGACGAGCCGCTCCCGGCCCTCACGCCGCACCCGCGCCCCGATGGCCGACTGGGCGAAGAGCTCGGCGAGCGCGCGATCCGTCTTCACCCGCTGGAAGCCGCCGACCAGAGCGGAGACGCCGGTGATGGCGGCGACCAGAGCCGCGTCGGTACGGGATCCGACGGCGGCGGCCAGAGCGGCGCCGGCGGCGAGAATCGGGGTGAGCGGATTGGACATCTCCTCGACGAACGCGTACGGCAGCGTCAGTTTCGCCGGCTCACCCGCGTGCGCCTCTGCGCTGCGGGCCGCCGCCTCCTGCGCGGAGAGACCCTCCGGCCGGGTACGCAGCCGCTCCATGACGCGGTCGGCGGGCATGAGGTGCCAGGGGACGGTGGTCACCGGCGGGGCGAGGGGGCGGCTCAGCAGTTGCCGGGCCCGCCAGGCGCCCAGGCAGAACGCCACAGCCCCGGCCGCGTTGCTCACTGCCAGCACCCGCGCCGTCGCTCGCCACGCCGGTGCCTGCAACGCGGCGACAGCGCCGACCCCGCTGCCGCCGGCGGCCAGGTAGTGGCTGTCGCGGTCCACCACGGTGGCCGCTCCCACCGCGTCGACGATCAAGCCCGCGGCTTCGAGGTCGGCCCCGACCAGAACGTGTGCCCCCCAGGGGGTGTGCTGCTGGTCCCGGTGGATCCCGATCGCGCAGTCCGCCGCGGCGAGCGCCCGGCGGTTGCCGGAGATGAGCAGCACGACCGCCCCGTCGGCCTGCAGATCGCGCACCGACGCGGCCAGACGGTCGCCCGCCGGCACCACGGCATCGGCGAACGCGAAGCCGGGACCCTCCAGGTCGGACGCGACGACCACCCGCGCCCCGGCCCGGCGGGCGGCTGCGGCGACGGCCTCGGCGCCGGGAGCCGACTGGGTGCCCAGCCCGGCCACCGCCTGGAGCCGGCGCCCGTGCGCCAGGCCCAGTACCTTCTCGCTGCCGCGCCGCCGCAGCCGTTTCGCCGCCTTGCCGCCGGTCCGGCCTTCCAGGACCAGGTCGTCCAGCGGTCCCAGCGTCCAGTCGCCGGCGCTGCGGGTGGCCAGAGGCATATCGTCATCGAAGAGGGCGAACAGCCGCTCGGACGCCTGCTCGGGGTCGGTGTCCCCGAGCACTTCCAGATCCACGGGCTCGTACCGGTCGCCCCGCAGCGCCTCTTCCTCGAGGAGGATCGTGTCCACCTGGCCGAGGCGCCGCAGCGCCGTACGGTCCATCGTCACCGCACCGCGCAGAGCCAGATACCGTCCCAGGCTCGTGGCGAAGCCCTCACGCCCCGCGCCGGGTGCCTTCGGCACCGAAGCCAGGGCGACGGCGACCGCCTTGCGGATGCCGGCGAACGGCAACGCCATGACGCCGGCGGCCAGCCCTGCCGCCATCGACCGCTCCGCGTACCGGTCGGCACCGTCCTGAGGCGGCGGACCGGTACGGCCGGCCGTGACCGCGTCGGCCGACGCCTCCTCCGGGCCACGTACGAGCAGGCTCTCGCGCTCGTGCCACGCCGTGCGCTCGGCGCTCGCCTCGCGCCACACCGCCAGGCGCTGGAGCACGTCCAGGGCGAGCCCCCCGCCGCCCGTGGCGACACCCTGGACGAGGGCACCGATCACGGGCAGCAGCGAGTCGGCCTGCTCGGTCCCGCTGACGTCGTCGATCAGATGCCGAAGCCGCGGGTGGTGGCGAACGGCGTCGATGCCCCCGGCGACCTCCGGCGGCAGACCGAACCACGGAGCGACCCGCCGCACGGTCACCAGGGCCAGCCCCAGCGTGTCGGCCACCAGAGCCGGAACCGAGGGGAACGGCGGACCCTCCGCCGGATGATGCGGCTCCGGCTGCCAGTCGTCGAAGGCTTCCGCGTCCGCGGCGCGGTCGCCTTCGGCCTGCTCCACCAGCGCGACCAGTTCGCTGTCCGGCGGGGGCGGCGAATCGACCGCGATGATCACCCGTTCCATGGGGGCGTTCACCCGCGCCCACAGCACTCCCGGATGCTCCTCCACCGCCCGCTCCACACGACGGGCGACGGCCTCTCCCTCGGCGCCGTGCACGCCGCAGACCGTGACGTAGCAGCGTCCCGACGTCCACGACACCTCACGGCGGTGCCCGTCGAGAAGACGTTCGGCGAGCCCCCAGGCAGCACGGGCGCCGGACGCCATCTGTTCAGCGGCGCCCGCGACGACCGAACGCAGCAAGGGAGGCACGCCCAGGGGGAAGGAAGGCTCGGGTGACATGAGCCGTGCCTCCTCGTGCAGACCGGCCGGTGCGAATGAACGTCAGAAGCAGTCTCGGTGAAACTCATGAAACCGGCGATACGGGATAGACCTATTGATAGTGGATACACAGGTTCTGACGGAACAGGCGAGGCGATGACCGTGACTTCCGCGCACCGAACCCACGTCCCGGCCGGCACCGGAACCGTCGCCGGGAACGAGCGCCCGGCCCAGCCCCCTCGTGAAGGCCCACCGTCGGCGGCAGGCAAGCGGCGCACGGTCACGCTGACCGTGCCCTCACCCGACCGGGTGGCGAGCGGTGCCCTCAACGCCGCCATGCTCCCGGTCGCCGTCGCCCGGCAGGTGCTCCCCGCCAAGA
This genomic interval carries:
- a CDS encoding excinuclease ABC subunit UvrA, giving the protein MSKAQRTDAQSLEPHVADSHGLIRVHGARENNLKDISIEIPKRRLTVFTGVSGSGKSSLVFDTIAAESQRLINETYSAFLQGFMPTPARPEVDVLDGLTTAISVDQQRMGSDPRSTVGTATDANAMLRILFSRLGKPHIGPPSAYSFNTASVRATGAITVERGARTKAQKATFERTGGMCNRCEGRGSVSDIDLTQLYDDSKSITEGAFTIPGWKSDNVWTVGLYAQSGFLDPDKPIRDFTKKEMRDFLYGEPTKVKVNGVNLTYEGLIPKIQKSFLSKDKEAMQPHIRAFVERAVTFTTCPECDGTRLSEGARSSKIKRISIADACAMEIRDLAEWVRGLKEPSVAPLLTALQQTLDSFVEIGLGYLALDRPAGTLSGGEAQRVKMIRHLGSSLTDVTYVFDEPSIGLHPHDIQRMNNLLLRLRDKGNTVLVVEHKPEVIAIADHVVDLGPGAGTAGGTVVFEGTVDGLRAGGTVTGRHLDDRAGLKETVRKDTGALEIRGATANNLRGVDIDIPLGVLTVVTGVAGSGKSSLVHGSIPAEAVVSVDQSAIRGSRRSNPATYTGLLDPIRKAFAKVNGVKPALFSANSEGACPTCNGAGVIYTDLAIMQSVATACEDCEGKRFQPSVLEYHLGGRDISEVLEMSVTEAEEFFGGGEAATPAAHRILHRLADVGLGYLTLGQPLTTLSGGERQRLKLATRMAEKGGIYVLDEPTTGLHLADVEQLLGLLDRLVDSGKSVIVVEHHQAVMAHADWIIDLGPGAGHDGGKVVFEGTPADLVAARSTLTGEHLAAYVGT
- a CDS encoding TetR/AcrR family transcriptional regulator produces the protein MPRTKGDHEARRRDVSEAVWRVLAAHGFSGLTLRAVARELGATTGLLTHYFPTKNDLVAHALDLLERRSAARPRRAADQGLAAVRAALLDILPLTAETTAGNRIWVSSWDTALADPALSDDYGRKYAQSRDKLRDLIATAQRSGELPAQDPARVAAAAQAFVLGLVVQALFDPAAFPPERQTQLVDDYLAALTSRPPATAHRA
- a CDS encoding GNAT family N-acetyltransferase produces the protein MFSLPLRDNARLCPLEPWHAEEFAAHMDRTGDHIRPWVGPGFVTDDLDGARATLRRYAERQAADGARLYGIRLDGTLVGGVMFTDFSAASGSCEVGCWLEPSAEGHGLVTEACRTLLDWAFVTRGLHRAEWHCRADNERSSAVAKRLGMTLEGVRRESWPVGGTRHDKQIWAVLASEWRAVEGSLGSGDSLREGRIHEGGGTTAPVSTVA
- a CDS encoding cold-shock protein, giving the protein MATGTVKWFNPEKGFGFIAQDSGGPDVFVHYSAIATTGYRELAEGQKVEFDVTQGPKGPQAENVTPV
- a CDS encoding J domain-containing protein, translating into MTTGSPPVSAGRRTASGEEPGTVVPETRGCRPGPGAERPAQGRPGIRIGRVVGPCGRRQPQGPVGGIASACWEVKAVAQRGRESHYTVLGVPPTASAAEITTAFRKLVRKLHPDAQLDQPGRREQFDLVMAAYAVLHDPRRRAAYDAERTATAPGPPRARPQSVARAPSPAEFHGGDVVVLGPRPFPTVRGAMVRAGPVRVRPPAE
- a CDS encoding PhoX family protein, with product MTGSSAGSATGPGFERRTLLRGAAVAAAASVPFQALAARTAEAAPLKFAFDAGYGPLSPVKDQATGLELLQLPRGFEYISYGWTNDLMDDGVRTPGSHDGMAAFRYGDRVHLVRNHERGAGPAFTAPAYNAEAGGGTTTMVFDPDAGQWLESYGSLGGTLRNCAGGPTPWNTWLTCEETFSTTAGKRHGYIFEVASQGKGNPEPYKAMGRFNHEAVAIDPATGYVYETEDRGDASLYRFVPAVAGDLSKGGRLEAVRIGPTSYDTRRDGEKAYGTVSWVPVDDVDPAADTVRHQAQANGAAVFSRLEGAWYGNDRIYVITTDGGPARQGQVFELDPATDEFRVLFASPGAEVLNAPDNMCVSPRGGLVLCEDGSGTEYVHGLTADGEIFRFAANNVDLRGGTAGKAVAAADHRGSEWAGSVFEPKNGNWLFVNIQTPGITFAITGPWHQGGL
- a CDS encoding SRPBCC family protein; the protein is MRSADGPQVHCDVHVRAALPQVWRLVTDIGLPARLSPELRRAAWLDGVDRPASGARFEGHNSHPVLGEWRTVSHVVEMEEQRVFAWAVTDADGRFGEATVDPARALASWRYELAGEDGGVRLRQTVRIGPGRSGITLAVERLPDRREEIVAARLEELRAGMEATLSGIRKLAEEAA